A stretch of Desulfotalea psychrophila LSv54 DNA encodes these proteins:
- a CDS encoding PilW family protein: protein MLSNKRGLTLVELMVVLVLSMIVTGLMYSLYRVQTVSAEVQTNIAEMQQALRTSVDSLSRELRMVGYDPTAQGGFGVKAVSEVNGVSLGTGNYIDKAAMDKAKRTDTLRFLTYSYADSLGNDRIELYDKDDGVFKLHLIDAGAAVIEEVEYLELYYRLADGTKTLTPTNLAHIRAVEVSLLVRSSRQSSDYINTTEYITASGEEWKPSGDDRYRRRFVRKIIKLRNMGL from the coding sequence ATGCTAAGCAATAAAAGAGGATTGACCCTGGTCGAATTGATGGTGGTGCTGGTACTTTCCATGATTGTCACTGGCCTAATGTACAGCCTCTACAGGGTACAGACAGTCTCTGCCGAGGTGCAGACCAATATTGCTGAAATGCAGCAGGCGCTTCGTACCTCCGTTGACAGCCTAAGCCGTGAACTGCGGATGGTTGGCTATGATCCAACTGCTCAAGGTGGCTTTGGTGTAAAGGCCGTTTCCGAGGTGAATGGCGTGTCACTAGGGACTGGAAATTACATAGATAAGGCTGCAATGGATAAGGCGAAGAGGACAGATACTCTTCGTTTTCTCACTTATAGCTACGCTGATAGCCTTGGCAATGACAGGATTGAGCTTTATGACAAAGATGATGGAGTATTTAAACTACATCTCATCGATGCTGGTGCAGCCGTCATTGAAGAGGTGGAGTATTTAGAGTTGTACTACCGTCTTGCCGATGGAACTAAAACCCTGACACCTACGAATTTAGCTCATATCCGTGCTGTGGAGGTCTCCCTGCTTGTTCGCTCCTCTCGACAATCGTCAGACTATATCAATACTACTGAGTATATAACGGCATCCGGTGAAGAATGGAAACCTTCTGGCGACGACCGCTATCGACGTAGATTTGTACGAAAAATAATAAAGTTGCGCAATATGGGCCTCTAG
- a CDS encoding GspH/FimT family pseudopilin has protein sequence MIITVKNSGGFTLIELVAVMIIISVLAMFAIPSVMEALPNYRLKSAVNELRASLQQARGVAVRENGSVAFSVGPMDLSEDGMDFSFIENEGPKKHGADFANYGSTGYGLAQVKKDWDGNIAVQVSLPHTITFTSRGTADPATVYLDNGFGQEKNNLCYAVEVLTTGFIRVHKYVPCPAADKTCWAK, from the coding sequence TTGATTATAACAGTGAAAAATAGTGGTGGGTTCACCTTGATTGAACTGGTTGCGGTAATGATTATTATCTCCGTTTTGGCCATGTTTGCCATTCCCAGCGTTATGGAGGCCCTACCCAATTATCGTCTGAAATCTGCCGTCAACGAGCTTCGGGCTAGCCTGCAACAGGCCCGAGGAGTGGCGGTGCGTGAAAATGGTTCGGTGGCTTTTTCCGTGGGGCCCATGGATCTTTCAGAAGACGGCATGGATTTTTCTTTTATAGAGAACGAGGGGCCTAAAAAGCATGGGGCTGATTTTGCTAACTATGGCTCGACGGGGTATGGCCTTGCTCAGGTGAAAAAGGATTGGGATGGTAATATTGCGGTTCAGGTCTCTTTACCTCACACTATCACTTTCACCAGTAGGGGCACGGCTGATCCTGCCACAGTATATCTGGATAACGGTTTTGGCCAAGAGAAGAACAATCTCTGTTATGCGGTGGAGGTTCTGACAACGGGCTTTATCAGGGTGCATAAGTATGTTCCCTGTCCTGCGGCCGACAAAACCTGTTGGGCGAAATAG
- a CDS encoding type IV pilus modification PilV family protein, which yields MRLLNEQSGFTLIEVLMAILILSVGLISLNFMQVSSVKGNADAIGLSTMSWLASSEIEGLMDEGYTAVVALDKGGAGAGAAGLDDGPSLVDSDVSAATADRTDTKTHSGYSIYTNVADNSPVNGAVAIRVIVVRARDNKFVKYDSFMTDFVKGGQ from the coding sequence ATGAGATTATTAAATGAGCAGTCTGGCTTTACCCTCATTGAGGTCCTGATGGCGATTCTGATACTCTCCGTTGGCCTTATCTCTTTGAACTTTATGCAGGTGAGTTCCGTCAAGGGCAATGCCGATGCCATTGGCCTCTCTACCATGTCCTGGCTTGCCTCCAGTGAGATTGAAGGGCTGATGGATGAGGGCTATACTGCCGTGGTTGCTTTGGATAAGGGAGGGGCGGGGGCCGGTGCTGCTGGTCTGGATGATGGTCCTTCTTTAGTCGATTCAGATGTCTCTGCAGCGACTGCGGATAGGACGGATACTAAAACTCATTCTGGTTACAGCATTTATACGAATGTTGCCGATAATTCCCCGGTCAATGGGGCGGTGGCCATTCGGGTGATTGTGGTTCGTGCCCGTGATAATAAGTTCGTAAAGTATGATTCCTTTATGACTGATTTTGTCAAAGGAGGGCAGTGA
- a CDS encoding pilus assembly PilX family protein yields the protein MKPLAKKREEGFVLVLGLILMLVLTLVGTLATRTAVMELQIAGNERQASQEFYVADSVWQLGGLWLGKRSTPPDWVNVSTPLSNIVRNYGDGGDGVSHEDFTDASKDGSSLEIPYWYRIKDTGSTKVAGYGKGYKRFHYEIDAVAGGRAHVSTRVNKVYKVDY from the coding sequence GTGAAACCTTTAGCGAAAAAGAGAGAGGAAGGCTTTGTTTTGGTCCTTGGCCTGATCCTGATGTTGGTCCTTACCTTGGTCGGTACCCTGGCTACCAGAACGGCTGTTATGGAACTGCAAATTGCTGGAAATGAACGTCAGGCAAGTCAGGAGTTCTACGTTGCAGACAGTGTTTGGCAGCTTGGTGGTCTGTGGTTAGGCAAGAGATCAACCCCCCCTGATTGGGTCAATGTGTCTACTCCATTGAGTAATATTGTCAGAAATTATGGTGACGGTGGTGATGGTGTATCACACGAAGATTTTACTGATGCCAGTAAAGACGGTAGTTCTTTAGAGATTCCGTATTGGTATAGAATTAAAGATACTGGAAGTACTAAGGTCGCGGGATACGGTAAGGGATACAAGAGATTTCATTATGAGATAGATGCTGTAGCAGGTGGGCGAGCTCATGTTAGCACTCGAGTAAATAAGGTCTATAAGGTTGACTATTAA